The Sediminicola sp. YIK13 genomic sequence AGGATCCCTATTTAAACGTTGAAAGAAAAAATATAGAAGTGAACAAGATTGAGGGTATATTCCAAGGTAAGGCAAATGAAATAAATTTTAAAGGAGGACATGAAGTAAAAAAAGAGATTATCAATTCCCTTTGAAAGTAAAAGAATTTCTCTGGCATTCCCCTTTCCTTGTTATAGTCATTGTTCACTTAAGGTATTAATTCATTAAACAATATTGTGTATATTCTATATTTTATTGATTTCCAGTAGATTAATTAAACAATAAAAGACTAAATCATTTTATCCTAATCATTTGGCATAGTTTTTTTTTGTAAATTGTATTTAACAATTCTTGTATTATAATATAGAATTTATTCCTCCCGCATAATTCCTAAAAATAGTAATAAGCAATATTTGCTTATGGCAATGCATTGAAGCCCCCTTAATAAATTGAATTTAAAACGGTTGGAGTCTTGAATATAGGATTAGAGAAATATCGACATTATTATGAAACTTTAATAGAGAGTGAACTCTTTAGTCATGTCACACACAATTCCCTCAACCAACTCTTGGAAATTTCTACCGCCCAAAATTGGCCTAAAAAAACCTGCATTCTCGACACCAGTCACACCCAGTATACATTTCATATCCTTATCACGGGAAAAATAAAGGTATATCACTTCGATCCATCAAACGATCGATTGCTCACTCTTTTTCTATTACAAGACAACGATGTATTTGATATCTTCTCCTTAATGGGCTGCGGCACACACAAAGTATATTATGAAGCTTTGGAAGATTCTGAAGTATTATGTATTCCTGTTTCCAAAATGAAAGAATGGATGAAAGACAACCCTTTGGTTCATAAGTCATTTTTATCCTATACGGTTCAAAAGATGAATATTTTGGAACGATATATTATTAATGTAGCACTAGAGGACATCCCAACACGGTTGGCCCGTCTATTATACAATAACATGGATAAATCTTCTTCACATTACCAGTCCATTCGTGGGCTTTCCCATTCAGAATTAGGTGCTTTAATAGGTACGACAAGAGCGGTAGTGAACCGACATATTCAAAATTTTAAGGAGGAAGGCATATTGGAGGTAAGCAGAAAACAAATTACTGTAACCAATGTGGGGCTTCTTGAAGAAAAAATAGCAGGCAAAAAAGTATAACCCCATTAAATCTACCGTTTTAATCATTTTTTGATAAAGATTTTCATCTTATATCGCGTTTTGCTACTTAGGTAGCATTTTAAATTGAAGGTAGGCTGTACTTTAGCGATAGTGAATGGCTAACTATTCTTTTACTCGAAGCCCATTCCCCCCTCTTCCGGTTATAACAATAATTAGCTAAGCTACATTGGCCAATTAGTTTTGTTTATTAACCTTTAAATAAATATCATCATGAAAAATGTTTTAATCGGTTTATTACTTTTAGGCCTTACCAGCCTAGCCTACGCTCAGGACAAGCCTGCCAACGCGGACAAAGATGCAGACGTAGAGGAAGTAAAATTAACTGGAGTTACAGTTAAAAACATGAACTCCAACTATTTAAACAAAGTCCAAGACCCTACAACTCCAGAAAGAGTGGTTCAATTAGAGAATACCGCAGCTAGATACGATCTTACAACATCCGATATCTACGATGGTAACCATGAAGCTTATGAAGTAATTTTCGAACAAACGAATGGTAAAATCATAGCCACTTACAACAAAGATGGCCAGATACTAACTTCTTTTGAAAAATTCACCGATTTAACGCTTCCTGCTCCTGTAAGGAATAGTCTTTATAAAGAATACCCTGGATGGACAGTTCATAAAGATGCTTACCTAGTTTCTTATTATGAGGGAACAGATACTGTCAAAAAGTTATACAGGATTCAACTTAGGAAAGAAAACCAAAAATTGAACCTTAAGTGTGATGTGGACGGCAATATACTATAATGATGAAATGAATTAATTTCATCATTTTTTTGGGTCTTTTTATACTATGATGGGCGGGCCAATTGTCCGCCCATTATTTTTATAATTTTCTTAAAAGTAAAATCAAAAAAAGCATTAATTAAACTGTTAAAATGTGCAGAAGGGCTACTAAAGTAGCTTAAGAAAATGCATCATAGTATGTATTTTTGTACAAGTAAAAGGCTAGTGATTGTTTTAAAAATAAATCCACTGCCCCCCGAACTATAGGATAATACAAGAATTAGTCAAGCTCTATTGACAAATTAGTTTTCAATTTTAATCTTTTAAAAATATCATCATGAGAAACGTATTATTCGGTTTATTGTATTTAGGTCTTACCAGCCTAGCCTATTCCCAAGAGATTCCTACGAGCATAGATTTTAAGGAAGTAAAATTAATAGGGGTAACCGTAACTCCTTTAAATACAACCTATTTAAGAAAGGTTCAAGATAAAAATACTCCAGAGTTAGTTAAGAAACTGGAAAATACAGCCGCAAGATTTGATGTTACTGAGGCTAGTATCTATGATGGGAACCACGAAGGATACGAGGTTATCTTTGAACAGACCAACGGGCGGATCATTGCAACTTACGACCAAAATGGTAAAATAGTTTCTTCATTTGAAAGATTTACCAATTTGAATCTTCCTCCACCTGTTCGCAACAATATTGCGAGGGAATATCCAGGTTGGGTAGTGCACAAGGATGCCTATTTGGTTTCCTATTACGTAGATTCTGAGCACGTAAAAAAGGTATACAAGATTCAAATCAGAAAAGATAATGAAAGGAAAAATATTAGGTGTACGGTAGAAGGTGAAATTCTGTAAATCGGCAAACACCAAAAATTTATTCATCAGTTAAAAAAAGGGCACTTGCTCTTTTTTTTTTGTTCAAAGCAGATGTATAAGATTATTATAACTTCATTATTTAAGCAAACACTCAAAAGACACTATCTACCACCTAATTCATTTTTGATCCGGTGAGGTAACCATTTTATCAGACCAATTACATCGGTTCACAACATTTTGCTCTATGTTGACCACAAATATTTTCCATAATGAAATATTATTTCCTTCTTGCGGGCAAATATATTTAAGAGCAACCCCCGACATTATGAACAGATTAAGCTTTTTATTGATTTCATTTCTTTTTTTAAACTCTGCCTTATTTGCAAATTGCGGTGAAGCGTACTCCACAGCTACATATGCATTAAGTCACACCAAAAAATCATTGGACTCCAATAATTTTGACCATCAAATGTATTATGCGGATAGGGCAATAAATGCCTTGGAAAAGACAAAAGGACTAGCAGAAAATTGTGGTTGTGACAATTCCATGGACTACATATTAAATGGACTTGTAGATTTAAAAAAATCTGCGGACCCAGAAGATTGGGACAAAGGAAGGTATTTCGCACAAAAAGCTTACGAGGAATTGCAATCCCTAATTAGTGCATTTGATATTTGTACTAGTTCTGCACCAAGTGTAAATTATGACTTGGAGAATATAACTGCATCTGATGCTTCTTCCAAAGCCATTCAATTAGAAGGAAATGGCCTAAAAGAAAAACAACTGCAACTGGAACGACAACAACAAGAATTAGTAGAGCAACAACGGGTATTGGCCGAGAAAATAGCAGAGCAAAAACGATTAACTGCTCAAATGCAGCGAGCAAGGGAATTGGAATATGAAGAGCAATTGAAACTAAAAAGAATTGCAGAGTTAACCTTTAAGGAGTACGGGTCTAAACTCAATGATCTAATGAATATTTTTGATTGTTCCGCTTCTTCCACTACCGCTAATTGGAGTGCAGAACGCAGCGAGGAAGTATTAAGGAGCGAAACTCTGGAAGTCACCAAGAAATATTATATGGATAAAGTGGTGACCATGCAAAAGCAAGCACTGGACGACTTTAATAATTGTGTCAAAAAATAATCGTACATCTTAGTGATAAAAAAAGGGCCATGTTAATCCATGGCCCTTTTTAATTGGATTTATATCACGGTGTCAATTAGCCTCAAAATATTTGATCTTTCTAGTTGTATACGTATTATCTGGAGTAATTATTTGCTTTACCCAGTTGCCGCTTTTGGTATTGTCAAATTGATATACGTACTTTTTCAAGGAAACCCCTTGTCCAATTTTTGTTCGTAATTCTATTAACATCCCAGCTTCATTATAGGTGTATGTCTTAATTTCCTTTGGCACTAATTTATTCGCTTTCTTATCAAAAACCATTTTAGTCTCGGAAATAAGTTTGTTTTTGGTATTGAAGATTTCCTCTTTGGCCGTATTGGGCTCTCCATCCAAAAAATCAGTGACCAGTTTAATTTTTCTTGTGGTGTTGGTGTTGGATTTTGTTTCCTTTGTCTTTACCGTTTTTAGTAATACTGAATTTAAAAAGTACGAAGTTATCTGTTCTCCTTTTACTGAAGAATATTCCACCAACGTTTCATCAATACCATCAGTACTGGTTCTTGTAATCTTTACCAGCTTATCATCCTCATCATAATAATATTCGTACTGATCAAGAAATTCCTTATTGTAGGAAACTATCTTTTCCGTTATTTTTTTATTCGCCGTGGTATCTATGGTGTAGATATTTGCAATAGAGGTATTCCTATCAAAAACCCCGTCCCTATAGTTTTCGAATCGTTTTTCCTTTAGTTCCTCTTTGGCGTATCTGTAAATGGTGATATCATAATCATCATCATTATAGCGGGTAATGGCTTTGGTAAGCAGGCCTGCTTCATTAAACTCAAACTCCTCTTTCCCATAATCGGTGATAACCAAACAGGATTTCACTGGGCCCTTAAGGTCAAAATCGGTATGCTTAAAAATATTGATTTCTTGGGAATACAAAGTTTGGACATTTAACACGGTTAAAATGCCAAGGAAAATCCCCAAAAAAGTTAATGTGTAATTTTTTACCATAGATCAAAATTAGTCGATATTATACCAAATCAAAAAGAAAAGAAGATCAAATAAAAAAGGAGCGAATTGCTTCGCCCCTTTTTTTATTTTAGATGAATTGATCTCGAAATCAATTTACCTTCCTATATGTATTATTTTACTTCTTCGAAGTCAACATCTTCCACATTATCGCCTTCTTTGGCTCCAGCGTCTGCACTAGCTTCACCATTTGGTGAGGCGTCTGCTTGTTGTCCTTCTGCCTGTGCTTTGTACATTTCTTCAGAAGCTACTTTCCAAGCCTCATTTATTTTGTCCAAAGCAGGAGAGATCATGGCCAAATCTTTAGCTTCGTAAGCCTTTTTCAACTCTTCCAAAGCATCTTCGATTGGTTTCTTTTTATCATCGGATAATTTTTCACCAAATTCTTTCAGTTGCTTTTCAGTTTGGAAGATCATTCCATCAGCTTCATTCAACTTATCAGCAGTTTCTTTAGCTTTTTTATCCGACTCGGCATTCGCTTCCGCTTCAGCTTTCATTTTCTTGATTTCTTCTTCGGTCAAGCCAGAAGAAGCTTCAATTCGGATATCCTGAGATTTGTTGGTAGCCTTATCAGTCGCTGATACCTTGATTATACCATTGGCATCGATATCAAAAGTAACTTCAATTTGAGGTGTTCCCCTTTGTGCTGGTGGAATACCGTCCAAATGGAATCTTCCGATAGTTTTATTGTCCGTTGCCATTGGTCTTTCTCCTTGTAAGACATGGATTTCTACAGAAGGCTGATTGTCTGCCGCTGTTGAGAATACCTGAGACTTCTTAGTAGGGATTGTTGTATTAGACTCAATTAACTTGGTCATTACACCTCCCATGGTCTCAATTCCTAAAGACAATGGTGTCACATCCAATAAAAGTACATCCTTCACATCTCCTGTCAATACACCACCTTGGATTGCAGCTCCTACAGCAACAACTTCATCAGGGTTCACACCTTTGGATGGTTTTTTTCCGAAGAACTTTTCTACTGCTTCCTGTACCGCAGGAATTCTTGTAGAACCACCTACCAAAATAATTTCATCGATATCGCTTTTTGATAAACCGGCCGCTTTAAGGGCAGTCTCACAAGGCGCAATTGTTCTTTTAACCAAATCGTCTATCAACTGCTCAAATTTAGCTCTAGACATTGTACGCACCAAGTGTTTTGGTCCTGAAGCAGTGGCTGTCACATAGGGCAAGTTGATTTCTGTTTGGGCAGATGAAGATAATTCTATCTTAGCTTTTTCTGCAGCCTCACGTAAACGTTGTAATGCCATAGCATCCTTACGCAAATCGATTCCTTCTTCCTTGTTGAATTCGTCTGCCAACCAATCGATGATCTTTTGGTCAACATCATCACCTCCCAAGTGTGTATCACCATCTGTAGACAATACCTCAAATACACCATCCCCTAGTTCTAGAATGGAAACATCATGAGTACCACCTCCAAAGTCAAATACGACAATTTTTTGTTCTTTATCTTTCTTATCCAAACCATAGGCCAAAGATGCAGCTGTTGGCTCATTAATAATACGCTCTACTGTAAGACCTGCAATTTCACCAGCTTCTTTGGTCGCCTGTCTTTGTGCATCGTTAAAGTAAGCAGGAACAGTAATCACCGCTCTTGTAACTGTTTGTCCCAAATAGTCTTCTGCTGTTTTCTTCATTTTCTGAAGAATCATAGCAGATAATTCCTGTGGAGAATAC encodes the following:
- the dnaK gene encoding molecular chaperone DnaK, producing MSKIIGIDLGTTNSCVSVMEGNEPVVIPNAEGKRTTPSVIAFVEGGEIKVGDPAKRQAVTNPTKTIYSIKRFMGNKFSESSKEAGRVPYKVVKGDNDTPRVDIDGRLYSPQELSAMILQKMKKTAEDYLGQTVTRAVITVPAYFNDAQRQATKEAGEIAGLTVERIINEPTAASLAYGLDKKDKEQKIVVFDFGGGTHDVSILELGDGVFEVLSTDGDTHLGGDDVDQKIIDWLADEFNKEEGIDLRKDAMALQRLREAAEKAKIELSSSAQTEINLPYVTATASGPKHLVRTMSRAKFEQLIDDLVKRTIAPCETALKAAGLSKSDIDEIILVGGSTRIPAVQEAVEKFFGKKPSKGVNPDEVVAVGAAIQGGVLTGDVKDVLLLDVTPLSLGIETMGGVMTKLIESNTTIPTKKSQVFSTAADNQPSVEIHVLQGERPMATDNKTIGRFHLDGIPPAQRGTPQIEVTFDIDANGIIKVSATDKATNKSQDIRIEASSGLTEEEIKKMKAEAEANAESDKKAKETADKLNEADGMIFQTEKQLKEFGEKLSDDKKKPIEDALEELKKAYEAKDLAMISPALDKINEAWKVASEEMYKAQAEGQQADASPNGEASADAGAKEGDNVEDVDFEEVK
- a CDS encoding Crp/Fnr family transcriptional regulator — encoded protein: MNIGLEKYRHYYETLIESELFSHVTHNSLNQLLEISTAQNWPKKTCILDTSHTQYTFHILITGKIKVYHFDPSNDRLLTLFLLQDNDVFDIFSLMGCGTHKVYYEALEDSEVLCIPVSKMKEWMKDNPLVHKSFLSYTVQKMNILERYIINVALEDIPTRLARLLYNNMDKSSSHYQSIRGLSHSELGALIGTTRAVVNRHIQNFKEEGILEVSRKQITVTNVGLLEEKIAGKKV